Proteins from a single region of bacterium:
- a CDS encoding AI-2E family transporter: MPTEKESRFLLIAIVFGILFGVWFFSIKDVFPPFILSLVIIAFLLPFREHKSIRVLIALVLAVLLIWMFYYLQDIVMPFLISFALAYLFDPIVDWFEKRRVTRTISIIAIVTLILGGLFLVGLLIIPQFAEEVQILTTSLPSYEEFKSRLRLSEWTLFSRIGLDVDRVMQVIETEASQKINELIKYFSESALGITSGLSSLITQLINFILIPFLTFYFLRDFDKNIAALRKKVPDRHQERMDKIYNRVNTILSLYIRGKILAAMVITLITWLSLSILQINFALLIGLTTGFLSLIPYVGPIITFIIGGVLGLLNPDPETAILKILIVIGIIQVLDMVMISPKMVGEKLGLHPVLSIFALFVFAKVLGIIGLLMALPLTAIVKVFVMEWYDQSFFRQEFFRDDIAS; the protein is encoded by the coding sequence ATGCCAACTGAAAAAGAATCAAGATTTTTGTTAATTGCAATTGTCTTCGGGATTTTGTTTGGTGTTTGGTTTTTTTCTATTAAAGATGTTTTTCCTCCTTTTATCCTCTCTTTAGTTATAATCGCATTCTTACTGCCTTTCAGAGAGCATAAATCCATTCGAGTTCTTATTGCGTTGGTGCTGGCGGTTCTGCTGATATGGATGTTTTATTATTTACAAGACATCGTAATGCCTTTTTTGATTTCGTTTGCATTGGCATATCTTTTCGATCCCATTGTCGATTGGTTTGAAAAGCGGCGCGTTACAAGAACGATTTCCATCATCGCGATCGTGACGCTTATTCTCGGAGGATTATTTTTGGTAGGACTGTTGATCATTCCTCAATTTGCAGAAGAAGTACAAATTTTAACAACGTCACTGCCTTCGTATGAGGAATTTAAATCGCGATTGCGGCTGAGTGAATGGACGCTTTTTTCAAGAATAGGGCTGGATGTTGACCGGGTAATGCAAGTGATCGAAACGGAAGCCTCGCAAAAGATCAATGAACTGATCAAATATTTTTCGGAAAGCGCGCTCGGAATCACATCCGGATTGAGTTCGCTGATAACGCAATTGATCAATTTTATACTCATTCCGTTTTTGACGTTTTATTTTTTGAGGGACTTCGATAAAAATATCGCCGCATTGCGGAAAAAAGTTCCGGATCGGCACCAGGAACGAATGGACAAAATTTACAATCGTGTTAATACGATTCTTAGTTTGTACATTCGCGGAAAAATTCTCGCTGCGATGGTGATTACTCTGATTACATGGTTGTCACTTAGCATTTTGCAGATTAATTTTGCGTTGCTTATCGGGCTCACAACAGGTTTTTTAAGCCTGATCCCTTATGTCGGGCCAATCATTACGTTTATCATCGGCGGAGTATTAGGACTTTTAAATCCCGATCCGGAAACAGCCATTCTTAAAATTTTAATAGTCATCGGCATTATCCAAGTGCTGGATATGGTGATGATTTCACCGAAAATGGTAGGTGAAAAATTGGGACTGCATCCTGTGCTGAGTATTTTTGCATTGTTTGTGTTTGCAAAAGTCCTGGGGATCATCGGACTTTTGATGGCTTTACCATTAACAGCTATTGTAAAAGTGTTTGTAATGGAATGGTACGATCAGAGTTTTTTTCGGCAAGAATTTTTCCGCGATGATATTGCTTCCTGA
- a CDS encoding bifunctional nuclease family protein, with translation MNESHNNVDEYSNNGPTSEPKLIVKVRLWLIVCTISVIMLIFASKHAWFQEITNNQDASVEVKVMAVVMDSAAMSPTVILYDETEKIMLPIWIGTSEAYAIQLELNGEKPPRPLTNDLLKTVMDKLGAKLLKTVVTMVEDQTYYAKLYLQSHNGEMEIDARPSDAIALAMRSKAPIFVNKGVLSKHGISTETKKKTNEKTRKT, from the coding sequence ATGAATGAGAGCCATAACAATGTGGATGAATACTCAAATAATGGACCCACTTCTGAGCCAAAATTGATAGTAAAAGTCCGACTATGGTTGATCGTATGCACGATTAGTGTTATTATGCTGATATTCGCCAGCAAGCATGCATGGTTCCAGGAAATAACGAATAATCAGGATGCATCCGTTGAAGTCAAAGTCATGGCCGTTGTAATGGATTCAGCAGCAATGTCTCCTACCGTTATCCTATACGATGAAACTGAAAAAATTATGTTACCGATTTGGATCGGTACGAGTGAAGCTTATGCGATTCAATTGGAACTCAATGGGGAGAAACCTCCCAGACCCTTGACGAATGATCTTCTGAAAACCGTTATGGATAAATTGGGCGCAAAATTACTGAAAACCGTAGTAACAATGGTGGAGGATCAAACGTATTATGCCAAGTTATATCTTCAAAGTCATAATGGTGAAATGGAAATCGACGCCAGGCCGAGTGATGCTATTGCTTTGGCTATGCGATCAAAAGCACCTATTTTTGTTAATAAAGGCGTATTGAGCAAACACGGTATTTCTACTGAAACAAAGAAAAAAACGAACGAAAAAACTCGTAAAACCTGA
- a CDS encoding trypsin-like peptidase domain-containing protein, producing MKQKSVLLMLTFFLMAGIAIGLVINTQTNWANHSYALDSESARNAMSSEQFSVGENSGKIFAKIAKEITPTVVTITSEKKATVGGGFDEIFKKFHKNIPETGIGSGVIVRTDGYIITNDHVVRDAERIQVKLSDRRILDAELVGSDPLTDIAVIKVKSDKLPVAKFGNSDLVEVGEWVLAIGSPLSLNSTVTAGIISAKGRQIDIIGDQYGVENFIQTDAVINPGNSGGALVNTNGELIGINTAIATTTGLYQGYGFAVPINIARSVVESLIQYGQVLRGYIGVGIKDVDATYAKAVGLDRAQGVLVESLTENGAAHDAGIQEGDVILEIDGRALEQRSDLQAYIAQKKPGDKVTLLVYHNGAKATKVVILKSKDGKTTVPVINSIPDSEKQKNGEIGNGMGFEVEEMMDDTGSEPSVRVVRTSSKAEEQQIYEGFIITRINDKTVHSLKDYQNEVGKLKNGDAVVIHLAATKNGSKIITAVEVKK from the coding sequence ATGAAACAAAAATCCGTTCTTTTGATGCTAACTTTTTTTCTGATGGCAGGCATTGCCATCGGATTAGTCATCAATACCCAAACCAATTGGGCCAACCATTCTTATGCTTTAGACTCTGAATCCGCCAGAAATGCGATGTCGTCTGAACAATTTTCAGTCGGTGAAAATTCAGGAAAAATATTTGCAAAAATAGCCAAAGAAATTACTCCTACTGTTGTTACTATTACCAGTGAAAAGAAAGCAACGGTTGGCGGCGGTTTTGATGAGATTTTCAAAAAATTTCATAAAAACATTCCTGAAACCGGTATAGGCTCCGGCGTTATCGTTCGCACTGACGGATATATCATTACCAATGATCATGTGGTTAGAGACGCCGAACGAATTCAGGTGAAACTTTCCGACCGCCGAATTCTGGATGCTGAATTAGTCGGATCGGATCCGTTAACCGATATTGCCGTCATCAAAGTTAAATCAGATAAATTGCCGGTTGCCAAATTTGGCAACTCCGATCTCGTGGAGGTGGGTGAATGGGTTCTGGCGATCGGATCGCCGCTAAGTCTTAATTCAACGGTAACCGCGGGTATTATCAGCGCCAAAGGCCGGCAAATTGACATCATCGGCGATCAATATGGCGTTGAAAATTTCATTCAAACTGATGCGGTCATCAATCCCGGTAACAGTGGCGGCGCCTTAGTCAATACCAACGGCGAACTGATCGGCATTAATACGGCCATCGCTACCACCACAGGCCTTTACCAGGGATATGGCTTTGCCGTGCCGATCAATATAGCCCGAAGCGTCGTTGAAAGCCTGATTCAATATGGTCAGGTCTTGCGCGGCTATATTGGCGTGGGCATCAAAGACGTCGATGCGACATACGCGAAAGCGGTCGGGCTCGATCGGGCTCAGGGCGTCCTCGTCGAATCACTTACAGAAAACGGTGCCGCTCATGACGCCGGAATACAGGAAGGTGATGTAATTTTGGAAATCGATGGACGCGCTTTGGAACAACGCAGCGATTTGCAGGCCTATATCGCACAAAAAAAGCCGGGCGACAAAGTAACATTATTGGTTTATCATAATGGCGCCAAAGCAACCAAAGTTGTTATTTTAAAATCCAAAGATGGTAAAACAACTGTTCCGGTTATTAATTCGATCCCGGATTCAGAAAAGCAAAAAAACGGTGAGATCGGTAATGGTATGGGTTTTGAAGTTGAAGAAATGATGGATGATACAGGCAGCGAACCTAGTGTACGCGTTGTGCGCACGTCATCCAAGGCTGAAGAACAGCAAATTTATGAAGGTTTTATCATCACACGGATCAATGATAAAACAGTGCATTCTCTCAAAGACTATCAAAACGAAGTTGGAAAATTAAAAAACGGCGATGCCGTCGTGATTCATCTGGCAGCCACTAAAAACGGATCAAAAATCATAACCGCTGTTGAAGTAAAAAAATAA